Genomic segment of Oceanimonas sp. GK1:
CCAGGCGGGTAAGCAGCCAGCCGAGCGCCGCTGAAATCAGCCCCAGCAGCAGGCAGCCGGTCAGCAGGGGCAGGGCCACCGCCAGGGCTTCCTGCTCCAGTGAAAAACCGGCGCTGAATTCCACTTCCGGATGCCCCAACAACAGCAGGCCCAGCTGGTAGGCCATATAAAACATGGGGGCAATGGTCAGCGGGTTGTTAACCCACACCATGGCAATGGCGAGTGGCAGGTAGCCCCGCATCAGCAGGGCCAGGGCAATGGCCACCAGGGTGTGCAGAGGCAGGGGCAGCCAGGCGGCAAACAGGCCGGCGGCCACCGCCACCGCGGCGGAATGGCGGTTGCAGAACCAGTAGTCCGGATCAAGCAGGCGATCCCCAAACAGGCGCAGGGCCTTGTGCTGGCGCAGGGCCTCCTGACTGGGCATTCTGCTGCGAACCCACTGGCGCAACATCATCGGCCCCGGCGCCGGTGTTTCCACTGGCGCGATACCGACCAGCGCCACAAACCGTGAATAAACATGTAACCGGTGGCGGCACTGACCAGCCCCAGTACCAGGCAGCCCAGCAAAAAGGGCGGGCCGGCGGTGCTCATGGCCCCTGCCAGCCAGCTCAGGCTGACTTCAAAATGGGTGTAATGGTGGGGGCGGTTCAACAAAAAGGAGCCCAGCCGGTAGGCGAAATAAAACATGGGCGGCATGGTCAGCGGATTGGTAAACCACACCAGT
This window contains:
- a CDS encoding DUF2062 domain-containing protein — translated: MPSQEALRQHKALRLFGDRLLDPDYWFCNRHSAAVAVAAGLFAAWLPLPLHTLVAIALALLMRGYLPLAIAMVWVNNPLTIAPMFYMAYQLGLLLLGHPEVEFSAGFSLEQEALAVALPLLTGCLLLGLISAALGWLLTRLGWRWKVQLAWLLRRQRREP
- a CDS encoding DUF2062 domain-containing protein gives rise to the protein MPRKILKRLMPEHGTIRNHKYLSLFGSRLHDTNLWHLNRHSAAGAFAVGLFCAWMPIPFQMVAAAFGAMLFRVNLPLSAVLVWFTNPLTMPPMFYFAYRLGSFLLNRPHHYTHFEVSLSWLAGAMSTAGPPFLLGCLVLGLVSAATGYMFIHGLWRWSVSRQWKHRRRGR